A region from the Achromobacter seleniivolatilans genome encodes:
- a CDS encoding ABC transporter ATP-binding protein produces MTQIDTAAPRLVQANGLTRRYTHRAAFWRAPQVHTALDSVSLHVDAGEAVGIVGESGSGKSTLAKLLLGLDAPSAGTVQLAGHSINALPRQRIARIVQPVFQDPYGSLNPSYTVERLLALPLRLRAARGSAVNIPLETTRLLEQVGLPARTRGVYPHALSGGQRQRVAIARALAVQPQLLICDEPTSALDVSVQAQILNLLQDLRQELGLALLLISHNLGVVGHMVDRLYVLQHGKVVEDGATAQVFDAPQHPYTQRLFASVLEVQGRPSAVRQQEPALSAL; encoded by the coding sequence ATGACCCAAATCGACACAGCAGCCCCCCGCTTGGTGCAGGCCAATGGCCTGACTCGCCGCTATACCCACCGCGCCGCTTTCTGGCGTGCACCGCAGGTACACACCGCGCTGGACTCTGTATCACTGCATGTTGATGCGGGTGAAGCCGTGGGCATCGTGGGTGAATCGGGTTCAGGCAAAAGCACACTGGCCAAGCTCTTGCTGGGTTTGGACGCGCCCAGCGCAGGCACCGTCCAGCTGGCGGGCCACTCCATCAACGCCCTGCCGCGCCAACGCATTGCCCGCATCGTGCAGCCGGTGTTTCAGGACCCGTACGGCTCGCTGAATCCCAGCTATACCGTCGAACGCTTGCTTGCCCTGCCGCTGCGCTTACGCGCCGCGCGGGGCAGCGCAGTGAATATCCCTTTGGAAACCACTCGCCTGCTGGAACAGGTGGGGTTGCCAGCGCGCACACGCGGCGTTTACCCGCATGCGCTGTCGGGCGGCCAACGGCAGCGCGTCGCCATTGCACGCGCCTTGGCTGTTCAGCCGCAGCTTTTGATCTGCGACGAACCCACGTCCGCGCTGGATGTGTCGGTGCAGGCTCAGATTCTGAACTTGCTGCAGGACCTGCGTCAGGAATTGGGCCTGGCCTTGCTGCTGATCAGCCACAACCTGGGCGTAGTCGGCCACATGGTGGACCGGCTGTATGTATTGCAGCATGGGAAAGTTGTGGAAGACGGCGCCACGGCGCAGGTGTTCGACGCCCCTCAACACCCCTACACGCAACGGCTGTTCGCGTCAGTGCTTGAGGTTCAGGGACGGCCATCAGCAGTCCGCCAGCAAGAGCCGGCGCTGTCAGCCCTATAG
- a CDS encoding ABC transporter permease: MLVLLLRRAGLAVMVALTVSMLCFVLSNVAVDPALALAGDSPTEADLQALRVRYALDRPLPERYAAYLGRLLAGDLGTSQLTGEPVSHMLRDRVGVTALLALTAILVALAIAVPAGVMAAAHRGGWTDRVVSFITAVVQAMPSFWAALLLIIFFGVKLRWLPISGSGTLAHYVMPTIALSLYALPALTRLTRSGMVQALESDYIRTARAMGLPARIILFKSALRNALLPVVSLGAVQFGFMLGGSIVIESIFAIHGIGYLAWQSMIRSDMPVIQAVVLMISLTYIVLTFLSDVLNTMLDPRLKRAAS, encoded by the coding sequence ATGCTTGTTCTGCTTTTGCGGCGCGCCGGCCTGGCGGTCATGGTCGCGCTTACCGTTTCCATGCTGTGTTTTGTGCTGTCCAACGTTGCGGTTGATCCTGCGCTGGCGCTGGCAGGAGACAGCCCCACCGAAGCCGATCTGCAAGCGCTGCGCGTGCGCTACGCGCTGGACCGCCCATTGCCCGAACGCTACGCGGCCTATTTGGGGCGTCTTCTGGCGGGCGACCTGGGCACCTCGCAGCTGACGGGCGAACCCGTGTCGCACATGCTGCGCGACCGGGTCGGCGTGACCGCGCTTCTGGCGCTCACGGCGATTCTCGTCGCGCTTGCGATTGCGGTGCCCGCCGGGGTGATGGCGGCGGCGCATCGCGGCGGATGGACAGACCGGGTGGTTTCGTTCATCACTGCCGTGGTGCAAGCCATGCCCAGCTTCTGGGCGGCGCTGCTGCTGATCATCTTCTTTGGCGTCAAGCTGCGGTGGCTGCCGATATCGGGCAGCGGCACCCTGGCGCACTACGTCATGCCTACCATTGCGCTAAGTCTGTACGCGCTGCCGGCACTGACCCGGCTGACCCGTAGCGGCATGGTGCAAGCGCTGGAGTCTGACTACATCCGCACGGCACGCGCGATGGGCCTGCCTGCCCGCATCATCCTGTTCAAGAGCGCCTTGCGCAACGCCTTGCTGCCCGTCGTGTCTTTGGGCGCGGTGCAGTTCGGTTTCATGCTGGGCGGCTCCATCGTTATTGAATCCATCTTTGCCATTCACGGCATCGGTTATCTGGCGTGGCAGTCCATGATCCGTTCCGACATGCCCGTCATTCAGGCCGTCGTCCTGATGATTTCGCTGACTTATATCGTGCTGACCTTTTTGTCCGATGTACTGAACACCATGCTGGACCCGCGTTTGAAACGGGCGGCCTCATGA
- a CDS encoding ABC transporter ATP-binding protein has product MQPNTNAPAPVLDVQNLRITLPTRSGMLQAVRGIDLRIERGATLGLVGESGCGKSLTALSLLRLLPAGARVAADKLAFDGEDLRNVSARRMNALRGDRIAMVFQEPMTALNPTFTIGQQLMTVFRSHRPDGAAAARARALYLLDRVGIANAAARLDQYPHELSGGMRQRVLIAMALMCGPELIVADEPTTALDVTIQKQILELLKTLQQEMGLAVLLITHDLGVVSHYTDHVAVMYAGQIVEAGPTANVLAQPGHPYTRGLLDSIPQVTHRTASQRLPIIPGVVPALTQTPEACVFAPRCRHAADICEGAPPLLLPYGTHGQRRCHAPFEELV; this is encoded by the coding sequence ATGCAGCCAAACACGAACGCCCCGGCGCCGGTGCTGGACGTGCAGAACCTGCGCATCACGCTGCCCACCCGTTCCGGCATGTTGCAAGCCGTGCGCGGAATCGACCTGCGCATCGAACGCGGCGCCACCTTGGGTCTGGTCGGTGAAAGCGGTTGCGGAAAGTCTCTGACGGCCCTGAGCCTGCTGCGCTTGCTGCCGGCTGGCGCACGCGTGGCGGCGGACAAGCTGGCGTTTGACGGAGAAGACCTGCGCAATGTCAGCGCCCGCCGCATGAACGCGCTGCGTGGCGACCGCATCGCCATGGTGTTTCAAGAACCGATGACTGCGCTCAATCCCACCTTCACCATCGGCCAGCAACTGATGACGGTGTTCCGCAGCCATCGCCCCGATGGCGCAGCAGCCGCAAGGGCGCGCGCGCTGTATCTGTTGGACCGCGTCGGCATCGCCAACGCCGCAGCGCGGCTGGATCAGTATCCGCATGAACTGTCTGGCGGCATGCGGCAGCGGGTGCTGATTGCCATGGCCCTGATGTGCGGGCCTGAACTGATCGTGGCCGACGAGCCGACCACCGCGCTGGACGTCACCATCCAGAAGCAGATTCTGGAACTGCTGAAGACCTTGCAACAGGAAATGGGCCTGGCCGTGTTGTTGATCACGCACGATCTGGGCGTGGTGTCGCACTACACGGACCATGTGGCGGTGATGTACGCAGGCCAGATTGTGGAAGCCGGCCCTACGGCGAACGTGCTGGCTCAACCCGGGCATCCCTACACGCGCGGCTTGCTGGACAGCATTCCGCAAGTGACGCATCGCACAGCGTCGCAGCGGCTGCCCATCATTCCGGGCGTAGTCCCAGCTTTGACGCAGACGCCAGAAGCCTGCGTATTTGCGCCCCGTTGCCGCCACGCCGCGGATATTTGCGAGGGCGCGCCGCCCCTGCTGCTGCCCTATGGCACGCACGGACAGCGCCGCTGCCACGCACCGTTCGAGGAGCTCGTATGA
- a CDS encoding ABC transporter permease yields the protein MMPRRFGFYFGITIIAALALIALFGPMLLPNDPFTQSLGQRLAQPFWHDKTLPAHLLGTDQLGRDYLARLVYGARISLAIGFAVVFVSGFIGITLGLIAGYAGGVPDAIISFIINTRISMPIVLAALAIVSVTGNSLTTVVLVLGLLLWDHFAVVARSAAMQLRRADYVTAARALGCTHFHILVREILPNIRGPLLVIATVEMAHAILVEAALSFLGLGVPAPYPSWGLMLSEAKSFMFFSPWLIALPGAALLLLVLGINLTGDGLRTRRES from the coding sequence ATGATGCCGCGCCGGTTTGGATTCTATTTCGGCATAACGATCATTGCCGCGCTGGCGCTCATCGCACTGTTCGGGCCGATGCTTCTGCCCAACGACCCGTTCACGCAATCATTGGGCCAGCGCCTGGCCCAACCGTTCTGGCATGACAAGACGCTGCCCGCGCACCTGCTCGGCACCGATCAGCTGGGCCGCGACTATCTGGCGCGGCTTGTGTACGGCGCGCGGATTTCGCTGGCGATCGGCTTTGCGGTGGTGTTCGTGTCAGGTTTTATCGGCATTACGCTAGGATTGATCGCGGGTTACGCCGGCGGCGTGCCGGATGCCATCATCAGCTTCATCATCAACACGCGCATCAGCATGCCTATCGTGCTGGCCGCGTTGGCCATCGTGTCCGTCACGGGGAATTCGCTGACGACCGTGGTGCTGGTGCTGGGGCTGCTGCTGTGGGATCACTTTGCAGTGGTGGCGCGCAGCGCCGCCATGCAGTTGCGCCGCGCAGACTATGTGACAGCTGCGCGCGCGTTGGGCTGCACCCACTTTCATATTCTGGTCCGCGAAATTTTGCCCAATATCCGCGGCCCGCTACTGGTCATCGCTACCGTCGAGATGGCGCACGCCATCCTGGTGGAAGCCGCCTTGTCCTTTCTGGGGCTGGGTGTACCCGCGCCGTATCCCTCGTGGGGCTTGATGCTGTCTGAAGCCAAGTCGTTCATGTTCTTCAGCCCCTGGCTGATCGCTTTGCCCGGCGCCGCCCTGTTATTGCTGGTGCTGGGCATCAATCTGACGGGCGATGGCCTGCGCACGCGGCGGGAATCCTGA
- a CDS encoding Crp/Fnr family transcriptional regulator gives MLNSHPVLDGGTNRLLNAMPDHERPGLLARFEPVDLIFGQCLLQPGERMKNVYFPTQSYISLILPIKRGTSLEVGLIGNEGMWSVDVPLGTDTSPLRAVVQGTGAALRMTTALFRQEMLASMALRELINRYTVVILQQLAQSSVCMHSHLVEGRLARWLLMTQDRAHADTFHLTHEYLAHMLGVRRVGVTVAASALQQRKLIAYHRGNIEILDRRGLEVAACDCYEADRLSYSRMGAAAL, from the coding sequence TTGTTGAATTCCCATCCGGTGCTTGACGGCGGAACCAACCGCTTGCTCAACGCCATGCCCGACCACGAGCGGCCCGGCTTGCTGGCGCGTTTTGAACCAGTCGATCTGATCTTTGGGCAGTGCCTGCTGCAACCCGGGGAACGCATGAAGAATGTTTACTTCCCAACGCAGAGCTACATCTCTCTGATACTTCCCATTAAACGGGGCACGTCGCTGGAAGTTGGGCTGATTGGCAATGAGGGGATGTGGAGCGTGGATGTGCCGCTGGGTACGGATACGTCGCCGTTGCGGGCGGTGGTGCAGGGGACCGGCGCGGCGTTGCGGATGACCACAGCGCTTTTTCGCCAGGAGATGCTGGCAAGTATGGCGCTGCGCGAGCTGATCAACCGCTACACCGTGGTGATCTTGCAGCAGCTGGCGCAAAGCTCCGTGTGTATGCATTCCCATCTGGTCGAGGGACGGCTTGCCCGATGGTTGCTGATGACGCAAGACCGCGCCCACGCGGACACCTTCCATCTGACGCATGAATACCTGGCTCACATGCTGGGCGTGCGGCGTGTGGGCGTGACGGTGGCAGCCTCGGCGTTGCAGCAACGCAAGCTTATCGCCTACCACCGCGGCAATATCGAAATCCTGGACCGGCGGGGGCTGGAAGTCGCTGCATGCGACTGTTACGAGGCAGACCGTCTAAGTTATTCCCGGATGGGGGCCGCAGCGCTATAG
- a CDS encoding Crp/Fnr family transcriptional regulator, whose product MADFYEPTQNHLLAALPPQEMDRLFPQLERVSLPLGKALYESGGRMRHVYFPVDCIVSLLCVMEDGASTEIAVVGKEGIVGISLFMGGETTPSRAIVQSAGSAYQLKGQALKDEFDRGAAMQHLLLRYTQALLTQMAQTAVCNRHHSLDQQLCRWLLLSLDRLRSNEIVMTQELIANMLGVRREGVTEAAGHLQEDGLIRYRRGHIEVLDRPGLEARVCECYTVVRQEYLRLLGQPAEAMRV is encoded by the coding sequence ATGGCTGATTTCTACGAACCCACCCAGAATCATCTGCTGGCGGCGCTGCCGCCGCAAGAGATGGACCGGCTATTTCCCCAACTGGAACGTGTTTCCTTGCCTTTGGGCAAGGCGTTGTACGAATCGGGCGGCCGCATGCGGCACGTCTATTTCCCGGTGGATTGCATTGTTTCCTTGCTGTGCGTCATGGAAGATGGCGCCTCTACAGAAATTGCCGTGGTCGGCAAGGAAGGCATCGTCGGCATTTCTTTGTTCATGGGTGGAGAAACCACGCCCAGCCGGGCAATCGTGCAAAGCGCCGGGTCGGCCTACCAACTGAAAGGCCAGGCCCTTAAGGACGAGTTCGACCGGGGCGCCGCGATGCAGCACCTGCTGCTTCGGTACACGCAGGCGCTGTTGACGCAAATGGCGCAAACCGCGGTGTGCAACCGGCATCACTCTTTGGATCAGCAACTGTGCAGATGGCTGCTGCTTAGTCTGGACAGGCTGCGCTCCAATGAAATCGTCATGACCCAGGAGCTGATCGCCAACATGCTGGGCGTGCGGCGCGAAGGTGTGACCGAGGCCGCCGGCCATTTGCAAGAAGACGGGCTTATCCGATACCGCCGCGGCCATATCGAGGTGCTCGATCGTCCGGGCCTGGAAGCCCGGGTCTGCGAGTGTTACACGGTGGTCCGGCAAGAATATCTACGTTTGCTGGGCCAGCCCGCCGAAGCCATGCGCGTCTGA
- a CDS encoding ABC transporter substrate-binding protein produces MFSLGKSAVRCALAAAFVLSYPAYAGPKDNTAVIALTEEMPSFDAYLSTAREGIVASRQLYDTLIERNLATGEYEPSLATAWRRIDAKTWEFDLRPGVTFHNGDPFTADDVVFTLQYYSKPESGARSANWLDWIASVEKVNDHQVRITSKAPFPAALEFVSGSLAIFPKAYFEKVGQQAFGKQPVGTGPFKLAAARGNEYVLEKNKAYFGGAKGLAKLDRVTVRIIPDEATRIAEVIGGSVDWTWNLSADQIPQLQAVPTIQAQFGSTLTIATILLDARGRASGENSPLKDVRVRQAINHAIDRKKIVDTLLGGEGKQLATLCHPLQFGCDEASAVVYDYNPARARELLAQAGYPKGFKVSLSSFRDRPRAEAVKAYLAAVGIDANLEMLQSRASFSKWREGKLDLWYGDWGSSSMFDTSASLSAFFNFSPQDGFQDAELRDILKRADNAIDEKERRAEYSRAIKLAAERAYFVPMHTIVVGYATDKRLAYQPSPDGIPRFYQVGWSGK; encoded by the coding sequence ATGTTCTCGTTAGGCAAGTCGGCAGTTCGTTGTGCGCTCGCAGCTGCGTTCGTTCTGAGTTACCCCGCTTACGCAGGCCCGAAAGACAACACGGCCGTCATTGCGTTGACTGAAGAGATGCCCAGCTTCGACGCTTACCTGAGTACCGCGCGTGAAGGCATTGTGGCGTCGCGGCAACTGTATGACACGCTGATCGAACGCAATCTGGCCACGGGCGAGTACGAGCCGTCGCTGGCGACTGCCTGGCGCCGTATCGACGCCAAAACCTGGGAATTCGATCTGCGCCCTGGCGTCACCTTCCACAACGGCGACCCCTTTACGGCCGATGACGTGGTCTTCACGTTGCAGTACTACAGCAAGCCGGAATCGGGCGCACGCTCGGCCAATTGGCTGGACTGGATTGCAAGCGTTGAGAAGGTCAACGACCATCAGGTGCGCATCACGTCCAAGGCGCCGTTCCCCGCAGCGCTGGAATTCGTTTCCGGCTCGCTGGCCATCTTCCCGAAGGCGTATTTTGAAAAGGTCGGGCAACAGGCTTTTGGCAAGCAGCCCGTGGGCACCGGCCCGTTCAAACTGGCGGCCGCGCGCGGCAATGAGTACGTACTGGAAAAAAACAAGGCGTATTTTGGCGGCGCCAAGGGCTTGGCCAAGCTTGACCGCGTGACAGTCCGCATTATTCCCGACGAGGCCACGCGTATCGCCGAAGTGATAGGCGGCAGCGTCGATTGGACGTGGAACCTGTCCGCCGACCAGATCCCGCAGCTTCAGGCCGTACCGACCATTCAGGCCCAATTCGGATCCACGCTGACCATCGCCACCATCTTGTTGGATGCGCGCGGACGCGCCAGCGGTGAAAACAGCCCGTTGAAAGACGTGCGCGTGCGCCAGGCCATCAACCACGCCATCGACCGCAAGAAAATCGTAGACACCCTGCTGGGCGGCGAAGGCAAACAGCTGGCCACCTTGTGCCACCCGTTGCAGTTTGGCTGCGACGAAGCGTCAGCCGTCGTGTACGACTACAACCCGGCCCGTGCGCGCGAACTGCTGGCACAAGCCGGTTACCCCAAGGGTTTCAAGGTGAGCCTATCGTCCTTCCGCGACCGTCCGCGCGCCGAAGCCGTCAAAGCCTATCTGGCCGCCGTTGGCATCGACGCCAATCTGGAAATGCTGCAATCCCGCGCCAGCTTCAGCAAATGGCGCGAAGGCAAGCTGGACCTTTGGTATGGCGACTGGGGCTCGTCGTCCATGTTCGATACGTCAGCATCGTTGAGCGCCTTCTTCAACTTCAGCCCGCAAGACGGTTTTCAAGATGCCGAACTGCGCGACATCCTGAAGCGCGCCGACAACGCCATCGACGAAAAGGAACGCCGCGCCGAGTATTCCCGCGCCATCAAGCTGGCGGCGGAACGCGCGTACTTCGTGCCGATGCACACCATCGTCGTCGGCTACGCCACGGACAAGCGCCTGGCGTATCAGCCGTCGCCGGATGGCATCCCGCGCTTCTATCAGGTCGGCTGGTCCGGTAAGTAA
- the pgi gene encoding glucose-6-phosphate isomerase, producing the protein MDRQESEQQGGLLSTHAWEALAGHLEEMRHLHLRDLFMDDPARAERMSLNEAGWYLDYSKNRVLPRTLELLVQLAKECHLPNQIDAMFNGGKINTSEARQALHVALRMPPGNGVQVDGHDVLPDVLRVLRRMEALAEKLHSGAYTGGTGKTIRNVVNLGIGGSAIGVSMASAALQHYARQDMRFRFVSNEDDADFLQATRDLDPRETLFIVCSKTWNTAETLHNAASARAWCLDDLQDEDAIQAHFVAVTGNREAAIKSGIAAERVFEVWDWVNGRYSLCSAMGLALMAAIGPAGFREMLAGCHDMDTHFRSAPLERNLPVLHGLMAIWNNNCLGSRTAAVLPYDHALRQFPSYVQQLMMESNGKSVTQHGDAVRLQTSPVYWGACGTNGQHSFHQLLHQGTQEVPCDFIGFLSPLAASPARHRDLLANMFAQAEALAFGQSLAQESAGMGAARHRHVPGNRPTNTLLAARLTPRSLGALVALYEHSAFTQGVIWNIDSFDQWGVELGKTLARRIAGELDTGADSMKEHDSSTRALMQKYLDARTGTLMCDAAQT; encoded by the coding sequence ATGGATAGGCAAGAATCAGAGCAGCAGGGCGGCTTATTGAGCACGCATGCCTGGGAGGCCTTGGCTGGCCACCTGGAAGAAATGCGTCATTTGCATTTGCGGGACCTGTTCATGGATGATCCGGCGCGTGCCGAGCGGATGAGCCTGAACGAGGCGGGCTGGTATTTGGACTACTCCAAAAACCGGGTATTGCCCAGAACGCTTGAATTATTGGTGCAGCTGGCCAAGGAATGCCATCTGCCCAACCAGATTGACGCCATGTTCAACGGCGGCAAAATTAACACCAGCGAAGCCCGGCAGGCCTTGCATGTCGCGCTGCGCATGCCGCCGGGAAACGGCGTGCAAGTTGATGGGCATGATGTGCTGCCTGACGTGTTGCGGGTGCTGAGGCGGATGGAAGCGCTTGCGGAAAAACTGCATAGCGGCGCTTACACGGGCGGTACCGGCAAAACAATACGAAATGTCGTCAACCTGGGCATAGGCGGGTCAGCGATCGGGGTGTCGATGGCTAGCGCGGCGTTGCAGCACTATGCGCGGCAAGATATGCGTTTCCGGTTTGTCTCCAATGAGGATGACGCCGATTTTCTTCAAGCCACGCGGGATCTGGACCCCCGGGAAACGCTGTTCATTGTGTGTTCAAAGACCTGGAATACGGCCGAAACGCTGCACAACGCAGCATCCGCACGCGCCTGGTGTTTGGATGATCTACAAGACGAGGACGCCATACAAGCGCATTTCGTCGCGGTCACCGGTAACCGCGAAGCAGCCATTAAATCGGGCATCGCGGCAGAACGCGTGTTTGAAGTCTGGGATTGGGTCAATGGCCGCTATTCCCTGTGTTCGGCCATGGGGCTGGCGCTGATGGCGGCGATTGGGCCAGCGGGGTTTCGCGAGATGCTGGCCGGCTGCCACGACATGGACACCCATTTCAGGAGTGCGCCGCTGGAACGCAATCTGCCCGTTTTGCACGGCTTGATGGCCATTTGGAACAATAATTGCCTGGGCTCGCGCACCGCTGCGGTTCTGCCCTATGACCACGCGCTGCGGCAGTTTCCCAGCTATGTGCAGCAGCTGATGATGGAAAGCAACGGCAAATCCGTGACCCAGCATGGCGATGCGGTGCGGTTGCAGACCAGCCCCGTCTACTGGGGCGCTTGCGGTACGAATGGCCAACACTCATTCCACCAGCTCTTGCACCAAGGCACGCAAGAAGTGCCTTGCGATTTCATCGGATTTCTTTCCCCGCTGGCGGCCTCGCCAGCGCGGCACCGGGACTTGCTGGCGAATATGTTCGCGCAAGCCGAAGCCTTGGCGTTCGGCCAGTCATTGGCGCAAGAAAGCGCCGGCATGGGGGCGGCGCGGCATCGCCATGTCCCGGGTAACCGGCCCACCAATACGCTGCTGGCTGCACGTCTTACGCCTCGCAGCCTGGGCGCGCTTGTCGCGCTTTATGAGCACAGCGCATTCACGCAGGGCGTGATCTGGAACATCGACTCGTTTGACCAGTGGGGGGTGGAACTGGGTAAGACGCTGGCGCGCCGCATCGCTGGCGAACTGGACACCGGCGCCGACAGCATGAAAGAGCACGACAGTTCCACGCGCGCGCTGATGCAGAAGTACCTGGACGCCAGAACCGGCACCCTTATGTGCGACGCCGCACAGACCTGA